ATATCATCGCATGCCCACGTCCACTTGGGAAGATGCACTTGACCGGACGCTTACAGAATAGATGCCAACAGCATTCATCTCATATTCTTGGGACAGCGACGCTCACAAGGATTGGGTGCGCAATCTCGGCATTCGGCTTCGGAAAGATGGCGTCGATGTGACCCTTGACCAGTGGCACCTCGTGCCCGGAGATCAATTGCCCCAATTTATGGAGAAAGCAGTCCGTGAGAGCGACTATGTCTTGATCGTGTGCACCCGGCAATATCGTGACCGGTCGGACAATCGCGTTGGAGGAGTGGGATACGAGGGCGACATCATGTCCGCCGAGGTGTTCAATGACCGAAATCAACGGAAATTCATCCCGATCCTGAGGGAAGCCCCGTGGGCTAGCGCCGCCCCGTCGTGGCTCAAAGGGAAGTACTATGTCGATCTTTCTACGGACCCTCTTCCGGAAGCGCAGTATCAAGACCTTCTCAACACGATGCTTGAGACACGGCCACAGGCCCCTCCGGTCGGCAAGATTCAAGGGCATCCCTCTGCTGTAAAAAACTCCGCAGGGAAGCCGAGTCATGTACCACCGGCCCCGGGTGCTACCGCCTTTGAGCCGATAAAGATCACCGGTGTCGTCGTCGACGAGATTGGAATCCCAAGAGGCGATGGTTCTAGGGGCAGTGCGTTATACCGCGTGCCTTTCCGTTTTTCACGACGACCTCCAGCAGAGTGGGCCGAACTGTTTGTCCAGTGTTGGGATCATCCGTCTCGATTCACCACCATGCATCGCCCTGGCATCGTGACCGTTGAAGGCGATAAGGTCGTCCTCGACGGCACTACGGTCGAGGAGGTAAAACAGTACCACCGGGACACGCTGATCTTGGCCGCCAACGAGGCCAACCGCTTGTATGCGGAGCACCTGCAGCGTATCAGACAGCAACAGGAGCGGGAGACAAAGCGCATTGACGACCACAAGCGTTCGGCTGGAGACATTGCTGGGCAGATCGATTTCGGAGATGATTGAAGGCCGGACTATCGAGGAATCCAACCGCAATCGGCAGAGGAGGTAGAG
Above is a genomic segment from Planctomycetota bacterium containing:
- a CDS encoding toll/interleukin-1 receptor domain-containing protein; protein product: MPTAFISYSWDSDAHKDWVRNLGIRLRKDGVDVTLDQWHLVPGDQLPQFMEKAVRESDYVLIVCTRQYRDRSDNRVGGVGYEGDIMSAEVFNDRNQRKFIPILREAPWASAAPSWLKGKYYVDLSTDPLPEAQYQDLLNTMLETRPQAPPVGKIQGHPSAVKNSAGKPSHVPPAPGATAFEPIKITGVVVDEIGIPRGDGSRGSALYRVPFRFSRRPPAEWAELFVQCWDHPSRFTTMHRPGIVTVEGDKVVLDGTTVEEVKQYHRDTLILAANEANRLYAEHLQRIRQQQERETKRIDDHKRSAGDIAGQIDFGDD